A genomic segment from Lutzomyia longipalpis isolate SR_M1_2022 chromosome 3, ASM2433408v1 encodes:
- the LOC129794219 gene encoding synaptic vesicle 2-related protein, translated as MGVRRPGITRGYEEMQGANVATVNVAIAGHTTPIATHNHHQVPPQTGAMAQEFEMASVSVVPDDTFTVTQAVNALGFGWFQVKLSLCVGLCWMADSMEMTILSVLGPALHCDWGVTRYQQALTTTIVFLGMMLSSTFWGQLSDRYGRKPALTLCGVLLFLYGLLSAVAPSFGWLLLLRGLVGFAIGCVPQSVTLYAEFLPTKQRAKCVVLLDCFWALGACFEVALALAVAPRLGWRWLLGLSAAPLFVFAVITPWLPESARYNVACGQNDKALSTLEQIAHDNKKPMLLGRLVVEGTATPRGSIRALLSTSLRRTTLLLWFIWMSCAFCYYGLVLMSTELFSGDRKPVVAGDIEDCHPLSTDDYLDLLWTTLAEFPGIFATIAVMEKWGRKKTMAFQFILYGGCVLLLTSTKDRIALTMILFLARGVIAGLFQAAYVYTPEVYPTALRSVGVGGCSALARLGAMATPYVAQVLLQNSVWSAVSVYGVFAISASVACLLLPYETRGTDMVQ; from the exons ATGGGAGTTCGACGACCGGGTATTACGAGAGGATATGAGGAAATGCAGGGAGCAAATGTGGCCACAGTTAATGTGGCCATTGCAGGTCACACCACACCGATTGCCACCCACAATCATCATCAGGTACCACCGCAAACAGGCGCCATGGCGCAGGAGTTCGAAATGGCCTCCGTGAGCGTCGTGCCCGATG ATACCTTCACCGTGACTCAGGCTGTGAATGCACTCGGCTTCGGGTGGTTTCAAGTGAAACTCTCCCTCTGCGTGGGTCTCTGCTGGATGGCGGATTCGATGGAGATGACAATTCTCAGTGTTCTCGGGCCAGCTCTTCACTGCGACTGGGGTGTTACGCGGTACCAGCAAGCCCTCACGACGACGATTGTCTTTTTGGGCATGATGCTGAGTTCCACGTTCTGGGGTCAGCTGAGCGATCGCTACGGCCGTAAGCCAGCACTCACCCTCTGTGGTGTCCTCCTCTTCCTCTATGGATTGCTCTCGGCAGTAGCTCCGAGCTTTGGATGGCTCCTCCTGCTGCGGGGTCTCGTGGGATTTGCAATTGGATGCGTGCCACAATCTGTGACACTCTATGCTGAGTTCCTGCCCACAAAGCAACGCGCCAAGTGCGTTGTCCTCCTCGAc tgcTTCTGGGCTCTTGGGGCGTGCTTTGAAGTTGCCCTGGCGCTTGCTGTTGCTCCCCGGTTGGGTTGGCGATGGCTTCTTGGCCTCTCAGCGGCACCACTTTTTGTCTTTGCCGTGATTACACCGTGGTTACCGGAGTCGGCACGCTACAATGTGGCATGCGGTCAAAATGATAAAGCCCTGTCGACGCTGGAGCAAATTGCGCACGACAACAAGAAGCCAATGCTCCTCGGGAGGCTCGTTGTGGAGGGAACGGCAACCCCACGAGGGAGCATCAGGGCACTGCTCAGTACGTCGCTGAGACGAACCACACTGCTGCTGTGGTTTATCTGGATGTCGTGCGCCTTCTGCTACTATGGCCTCGTGCTCATGTCCACGGAGCTCTTCAGTGGCGATCGGAAGCCCGTTGTTGCAGGGGACATTGAGGATTGCCATCCACTCTCCACCGATGACTATTTGGACCTTTTGTGGACAACTCTTGCGGAATTCCCCGGGATTTTCGCAACAATTGCCGTAATGGAGAAATGGGGACGAAAAAAGACAATGGCCTTCCAATTTATCCTCTACGGGGGCTGTGTTCTCCTCCTCACATCCACTAAAGA tCGAATAGCACTGACGATGATCCTCTTCCTGGCACGTGGAGTCATCGCGGGACTCTTCCAGGCAGCCTACGTCTACACACCGGAAGTTTATCCCACAGCACTGAGATCAGTTGGAGTGGGTGGATGTTCTGCTCTTGCAAGACTTGGAGCCATGGCAACTCCCTATGTGGCACag GTTCTCCTCCAGAATTCCGTATGGAGTGCCGTGAGTGTGTACGGTGTGTTTGCAATCAGTGCCAGCGTGGCATGTCTCCTGCTTCCGTATGAGACTCGCGGTACGGACATGGTCCAGTAA
- the LOC129794216 gene encoding lysM and putative peptidoglycan-binding domain-containing protein 3: protein MKRTRTRNPQEGPSVDYEPLARNSTELPMRRVRSPQVPTIEAQVQENDTLQAIALRFNCQVSELKRLNKIERDNEIFARSVIRVPITPHTVLLETIPGVHKSGTSSPTRAKVVPENLGGRDLDEKLIIASVSHSERAPTDSIQNIILNTKISSNDYRDDDLAFDPLGIEERDLGQPLLSGEIDDAIPQPRIIPIRHRMDMSCNGADCDISWVCLFIFILVLCFAIPIIYIIFKTEPEHEHHVERLLHENHSKL from the exons ATGAAGCGAACAAG AACGAGAAATCCCCAGGAAGGGCCTAGTGTCGACTATGAACCCCTTGCGAGGAATAGCACAGAATTACCAATGCGTAGGGTACGATCACCACAGGTGCCAACGATTGAGGCACAAGTTCAGGAAAATGATACTCTCCAGGCGATCGCTCTGCGATTCAACTGCCAA GTATCAGAGCTGAAGCGTCTCAATAAGATTGAGCGTGACAATGAAATATTCGCAAGAAGCGTCATCCGTGTTCCTATTACGCCACACACTGTCCTCCTGGAAACCATTCCGGGAGTTCACAAGAGTGGCACATCGAGTCCCACGCGAGCTAAAGTGGTGCCCGAGAACTTGGGAGGACGTgatttggatgaaaaattaatcatagCTTCAGTTAGTCATTCAGAACGTGCCCCAACTGATTCAATTCAGAACATTATTCTCAATACCAAAATATCAAGCAATGACTACAGAGATGACGATTTGG CTTTCGATCCTCTGGGAATTGAAGAACGCGATCTGGGTCAACCTCTTCTCAGTGGAGAGATCGACGATGCCATCCCACAGCCACGCATCATCCCCATCCGACACAGGATGGATATGTCATGCAATGGAGCTGATTGTGATATATCCTGGGTGTGCCTCTTCATCTTCATCCTCGTTCTTTGCTTTGCAATTCCCATCATTTACATCATCTTCAAAACTGAACCCGAGCATGAGCATCACGTCGAGCGACTCCTTCATGAGAATCATTCAAAGTTATGA
- the LOC129794217 gene encoding deoxyuridine 5'-triphosphate nucleotidohydrolase, mitochondrial has protein sequence MPSEASCVLRFAKLTENAFAPMKGSARAAGFDLRSAYDCVVPARGKELVKTDIQIQVPEGCYGRVAPRSGLAHKNFIDVGAGVIDEDYRGNVGVILFNHSDIDFKVTKGDRIAQLICERIFYPEIEEVQSLTDTERGSGGFGSTGTK, from the exons ATGCCATCTGAAGCTTCATGTGTGCTGCGTTTTGCAAAATTGACCGAAAATGCTTTTGCCCCGATGAAAGGCTCCGCCCGGGCAGCTGGATTTGATCTCAGGAG CGCCTATGACTGTGTTGTACCTGCCCGTGGCAAAGAACTCGTGAAGACAGACATTCAAATTCAAGTTCCGGAAGGGTGCTACGGCCGCGTTGCCCCACGCTCTGGACTCGCTCATAAGAATTTCATCGATGTAGGCG CTGGTGTAATCGATGAGGACTATCGAGGGAATGTTGGAGTGATCTTATTCAATCATTCAGATATTGATTTTAAAGTCACCAAGGGCGACAGGATTGCTCAGCTAATCTGCGAGAGAATTTTCTATCCGGAAATTGAGGAAGTTCAATCACTAACAGATACCGAGCGTGGAAGTGGAGGATTCGGCTCAACTGGAACCAAGTag
- the LOC129794218 gene encoding GPI ethanolamine phosphate transferase 2, translating to MQISTIYLLQLSTFLFGLAIFLHGFFPLSFSSTDKADFQDFPRNIDEVQLDRSQYRERFSRTVIMLIDALRMDFVQQKENMPHMTKLLANQEACLLKLNVQPPTVTMPRIKALTSGTIPSFLDVILNLGSSEVKTDTFLQQIEASGGKLVFYGDSTWTRMFPRFFVRKGENQDPLFVNDFYEGDRNITKHLSSELKHPDWRMMVLHYLGLDHIGHAEGPFSPKVPGKLREMDEVFSKIVFEMTRWNAHSYLPSLFIVTGDHGMRDTGGHGGSSAPEITVPLLIIGTNCSSSNTMYNQIDFAATLSVLLGLPIPASSIGNLIPEMLKDLTEDEQLFALAYNGERLLQKLRFEHEGDFDQEEFFLQHMEARELHKKYVKTKQIDEVVNPSIFKRSNLFYLSSAQEMSNLLARSFVKYDHWSISLGLFVCFLILTASLVLFLVNRNDDLCIGWTSYSIVSILIGTLCLKHLPKKFFNIDSSLFSSGFMGNTIILTTIVITRINVEIIRIAVQERQTSLMPKMHKIPIFAIFCTVFHAISYSSSSFIEEEHQLWYYFGGSLFVLLLGCELRRFRNISVDLLISQGRRTRREDLKELEELNGVVLRYLALLAGHIFLRRLNQTGDKWLSIPDIGDWFVQEEHKTMLSWFFILTLLLMLGVCAQFTGVLTSVLTFTAILLIYYYRATTGQVYLFNISRSDSTVSLILFWVNLMEIVAINYLPILYRRFFLKKILQKDGNLWIGATITVFSLISCLLHKPHNAILNVACILTCQVVGKSLEAILSGTPKIYMLILSHLWIGKIFFFYQGNSNSLASIDLNAGYVGLSSFNMPIVGLFITINTFSGPLLALLVMLYRLQSDQSNRKHQSKTFLQTCSIFLILPLTLYMAIATGFRNHLFVWTVFSPKLLYEAFNFSLFHVILSLLGITWCH from the exons ATGCAGATTTCAACAATTTATCTGCTCCAGCTCTCAACATTCCTCTTTGGACTTGCAATCTTCCTCCATGGATTCTTTCCACTTTCATTCTCATCAACAGATAAGGCAGATTTTCAGGATTTCCCCCGGAACATTGATGAAGTTCA GTTGGACAGGAGTCAGTACAGGGAGAGATTTTCCCGAACGGTGATAATGCTGATTGATGCCCTACGGATGGATTTTGTTCAGCAGAAAGAGAATATGCCGCATATGACAAAGCTCCTGGCGAATCAGGAAGCCTGCTTACTGAAGCTGAACGTTCAACCACCTACTGTGACAATGCCACGGATAAAAGCTCTAACTTCCGGAACAATTCCCAGTTTCCTTGATGTCATTCTCAATTTGGGCAGTTCAGAGGTGAAGACGGATACATTTCTACAACAAATTGAGGCTTCTGGTGGGAAATTAGTCTTCTACGGGGATAGCACATGGACCAGGATGTTCCCGCGTTTCTTTGTGcgaaaaggagaaaatcagGATCCACTCTTTGTGAATGATTTCTACGAAGGAGACCGGAATATCACAAAGCACCTTTCTAGTGAGCTTAAGCATCCCGATTGGAGGATGATGGTACTCCACTACCTTGGATTGGATCACATTGGGCACGCTGAGGGTCCATTTAGTCCAAAAGTTCCGGGAAAGCTTCGGGAAATGGATGAAGTTTTCTCAAAGATTGTCTTCGAGATGACGCGCTGGAATGCTCATTCTTACCTCCCAAGTCTCTTCATTGTCACGGGGGATCATGGGATGAGGGACACAGGAGGGCATGGTGGTAGTTCAGCCCCCGAAATCACGGTTCCACTCCTTATCATTGGAACAAATTGCTCATCATCCAACACGATGtacaatcaaattgattttgctGCCACTCTCTCTGTCTTGCTGGGACTCCCAATTCCCGCATCAAGTATTGGAAATCTCATCCCAGAAATGCTGAAAGACTTGACGGAAGATGAGCAACTTTTTGCCTTAGCCTACAATGGGGAGAGATTGCTGCAGAAGCTTCGTTTTGAGCATGAAGGGGATTTCGATCAAGAAGAATTCTTCCTGCAGCACATGGAGGCCCGAGAGTTGCACAAGAAGTACGTGAAGACGAAGCAAATTGACGAGGTGGTCAATCCGTCCATCTTCAAGCGCTCAAACCTCTTCTATTTATCATCTGCACAAGAAATGTCCAACCTCCTGGCGAGGAGTTTTGTAAAATACGATCACTGGAGCATCTCCTTGGGGCTCTTTGTCTGCTTCTTG ATCCTGACAGCGAGCTTAGTTCTCTTCCTGGTTAATAGAAATGATGATCTGTGCATTGGTTGGACTTCCTACAGCATTGTTTCCATCCTCATTGGAACGCTCTGCTTGAAGcatttgccaaagaaattcttcaacatTGACTCATCTCTCTTCTCTTCGGGATTCATGGGAAACACCATAATTCTCACCACGATTGTCATCACGAGGATCAATGTGGAGATTATAAGAATAGCTGTGCAAGAAAGACAAACATCGTTGATGCCAAAGATGCacaaaatcccaatttttgcAATCTTCTGCACAGTTTTTCATGCAATTTCATACAGCAGTAGCTCCTTCATTGAGGAAGAGCATCAGCTGTGGTACTATTTTGGAGGAAGTCTCTTTGTTTTACTCCTTGGATGTGAATTGAGGAGATTCCGCAATATTTCCGTGGATCTATTGATTTCACAGGGCAGGAGAACAAGAAGGGAAGATTTGAAGGAACTTGAAGAGCTAAATGGGGTTGTTTTGCGATATCTTGCTCTCCTTGCTGGTCACATCTTCCTCCGAAGGCTCAATCAAACAGGCGACAAGTGGCTAAGTATTCCAGATATTGGAGATTGGTTTGTTCAGGAGGAGCATAAGACGATGCTGAGTTGGTTCTTTATTCTCACCCTGCTCCTCATGCTGGGTGTTTGTGCCCAATTCACGGGTGTCCTCACAAGCGTCCTCACCTTCACGGCAATCCTTCTAATCTACTACTATCGTGCCACAACTGGACAAGTTTATCTCTTCAACATTTCACGAAGTGACTCAACTGTCTCCCTGATCCTCTTCTGGGTGAATTTGATGGAAATTGTGGCCATAAATTACCTCCCGATCCTCTACAGGAGATTCTtcctgaagaaaattctccagaAGGATGGAAATTTGTGGATTGGAGCAACTATCACGGTTTTCAGTTTGATCTCATGCCTCCTACACAAACCACACAATGCCATTCTCAATGTTGCCTGCATCCTTACGTGCCAAGTTGTTGGGAAGTCCCTCGAAGCTATCTTGTCAGGAACACCAAAGATTTACATGCTCATTCTCAGTCATCTCTGGATTgggaagattttcttcttctatcag GGCAATTCCAACAGTTTGGCTTCAATTGATCTCAATGCTGGCTATGTGGGGCTCAGTTCATTCAACATGCCTATCGTGGGGCTCTTTATAACAATAAATACATTCAGTGGTCCACTCCTGGCCCTTCTAGTCATGCTCTATCGTCTCCAGAGTGACCAGAGCAATCGGAAGCATCAATCAAAGACATTCCTACAAACATGCTCCATCTTCCTCATCCTCCCACTGACTCTCTACATGGCCATCGCCACGGGATTCCGGAATCATCTCTTCGTGTGGACTGTCTTCTCGCCAAAACTCCTCTATGAAGCCTTTAATTTTAGTCTCTTCCACGTGATTCTCTCTCTTCTCGGCATAACGTGGTGTCACTAA